AGCAGGAATGTcaaaggccccccagacccgggccaggccggaccagagcagtgccgccagccctccaggagcggacaggctctgccaagcccgacctgggctctgcccccagcccagggacacgcggctgctttgcccgagagccgtgcccagagcagcagagctgtcacgccccagctggttcgGGTTggtgtgaggccctggcagtgcccgtgggtgccctgggcagcacaggagctgttgccagggcctggggaagcacaggtctgggtcagcctctgcacggcgacacagcatgcaggctgcaggggacagagagaATGGCAGTGGGCacgagcacctctgcggggcgctttggctgcagcagcatcggccccaggggctgctctctccctgcctgcctgccttcctgcctggctgatgggcagggctggaggccttggagagcaggggccattgcgggcacgggtgtcccaagagctgccccctggcccagctgggccccacttggggaggaaggaggctcccagccacggcatggctgagcggctcctgcctccccctgcctctgctctgggccctGCGCCGCCTGCCACAAGCGttgctgggccaggctgtgggaggttggcattgccctcacctggctccctggctccagggccctcctgcttgctgtaagACATGGCGGCTCTcagtgctgtgtccctgtccagaaaggccacagtctcctccaggtgctggtcctctctctctgtgggagaaagaggagtgtggggagtttgccgaacaggcccagagccacgagggcactgctccctgctcagccctgcgtgagccctgctcctgtccgccttctgcTCCCGTCGTCGCCTGGAGGGAGACCGCAGTCTGCTCTGGTTGTTCctctgctgattctgggaagggagaggcaggtgagcctgcagcacaggcccagatcccgaggtgtggggtgcctctggtccctgggcagcagcgtccctgccctgccttctcctcccgttgtcaggtcgcactgacacacggcctgagcccagccttgCCTTTTGGGGCCAAGGGAagtctctgctcctgcctctggcacagggcGCTCTGCTAGCGGGTCAGGGAAGGTGATAGCCCCAGAGAGAGGCGTGAGCAGTGGAGGAAAGCCAGcatctctccagtcttccaaaaGGGCACTAAGAAGGAGCCAGGAAACTGCAGGCCCATCAGCCTCAGCTCCGTCCCCAGAAAGGTGGCAGAATATCTCCTCTTGGATGTCATCTCTAAGCGTGTGGAATAACAGGAAGGGAAAACTGGATGGGCTTAGCAGCTGTTTTGCAGGGCAAACAACTGTGtttgcagaagaagaaattaataacaTGCGGGTTTATCCATGGCAAGGAAGCAAGCAAGGCCGTTAGTGTGGAAACTGAAAAACACAGCAGGGTTCCTTGTAGTTAGAGGATACGTGCCTTAGTCAGCAGTGTACGTGCCTTAAGAATTTGTGGTAAACTCTTGCCAATGAATTATTGACGTTAAATGCTTtgtaccaataaaatacaataagcTATTGCTTTGTCCATTGAATAGAAGGAGCTGTTTTGATGTAACTAGGGCCTTAGGATCACACTTTTTTAGGGGTATAAAACTTGAGAACAACTTGTAATAAAGAAGAAGCCATTGTTGTCACTGCACAGGTGTATGTGTATGTCTTGTGTCCATCTCTACAGCGACAGAAAACCATGCTTGGGCAATCCCATAgccacctctgctgcactgactggctgggtttgtgaggggagagcagtggctgttgtcagccgggacttcagcaaggctttgtCCCGGCCTCCCGTATCACGCTcatggggcagctcagggacagtgGCGTAGAGAAGCGGGCAGTGGAGCTCCAAACTCAGATAGCTGCGAGCTCagggggccgtgctggggccaGTCTTGTTTGCCTTATTCCCCAGTGACCTGGCAGAAGGGGCGGAGCGCTCCCTCAGCACGTTTGCTGATGGGACAGAAgcgggagcaggggctggtgaaccacacggctgtgctgctgcctttcagtgagacctggacaggcttgagagTTGAGCAGAGAGGGACCTAGTGAAGTTGCACAGGGGAAAGCCTCTAGAAGATCTTGAAGCTTTCTAATTACCAGGCAACAGAAGTTTTTTAGTACAGAGGAGTGTATCATGTCATCTTGTGACGTCCAGTCAGGGAAACCACTGCATCTCTTTATGTTACAGGAGCAGTTTCTTGTACGTATGTAAAGAAAGtctttgagaaaaacactgaattcAGAAACTCCCTCTATATTACGTTGGATTTTCATGATTTCCTGGAATGCCAGGCAAAGCGTAAGGATTCCAAAAGGAAAGCGAAAGCAAATGAAGAAATCTACTTTTagaggtcagaagcatttcctCTTTGTTCCTTGAAGAAGTTGCCAATGTTACTTTTGAAATCCTTTCAAAGAGCTaataggaaaaagcattggcccAAAGTGTTagcctgtgtttctgaagaggaaTATGCTTTTGTTGTCAATTCAATATTTGTCGCAGgatttgtttttggttttgtttgtttgtttggttggttgttttttttttttaattttaattttaattttaattttaattttaatttttatttttatttttatttttatttttatttttatttttatttttatttttatttttaatttctgtgtgtgctTTTAATGTGATTCTTTGCAGGACTTTGAATAATTTGATCATATACCCAATGTTGGGAACATGCTTAGAAAGAAACTTGAAAGTAACCAAAAGGAgtcaatttaattaaaaaaagtaagCCTGTTTATTACCAAAGGAACAACTGGAAGCAAAGCCTCTGGCTAGTCCGGAGACTGTTTCAACAACTTAGTACTTGTAACCTAGGGGTGTTTCCAGGGAAACCCGCTCCGAGGAAAGACCCGGGAGTTAGGCACCCCAGGCCTTTTAAAGTCTCTCTCTCGCCTCCTGCTTGGGGCGCTCAGGATCCGTGCTGTGATAGGTCTATTTCTCCCTTGCCCATTGCCTTATCAGTTGCTGCAGTCTTGGCCAATCATTGTGGAATTCTCTCCTCCCATTGCTTGGTCTCTCCACCAATCTTGATTTAAGTTGTGGTTGTGTTCTATGATGCAATACTCCTGAAAGTTTCTCTGCCCCTCCACAAAGATTGGCACCCCATCTCCTCCCCGGTTCCACTCCCCCTCTGTACATCAACAACAGTGCTGGGTTTTAATACAACTAATCACAATTTGTTACTTGAATTAACAACATTTAACGTGCATTAACAAACATTTACCTTTGTATCAACATTCAACCATTTTTAACTAGGTTCctcaaaggttaattttttggttgtttgtttgtttgtttgtccaTAACACCCAAGACAACATTTTACTGTGCCCTGCTGTCCAGTGCTGAACAGGGTTGAGGCAGAGCAGGTAGCTCTGTGTCTGCGTGAAATtttcaggagcagcaccaggagcagcagcagagcagtgcccgATGGTTGCCTTGGGGCCTGGCATTTgaccctgcacttgctgcaggagtccctgcctggctcctggctGACCAAACCTTCGCACCCATCTCAGAACCTGGGTTCCCAAGGGGGCCGCCTCAAGTGGTTGCCAGGGACCCGAGGCCATTGCCGTCCAATTTTGGCTGCACGATGCTGATGTCAGCCTGGCCATTGTGACCCGTGCGACCAAGGCCTCAAAAGGcaaggctgggctcaggccgtgtgtcagtgcgacctgacaacgggaggagaaggcagggcaggatcgctgctgcccagggaccagaggcaccccacacctcgggatctgggcctgtgctgcaggctcacctgcctctcccttcccagaatcagcagagGAACAACCAGAGCAGACTGCGGTCTTCCTCCAGGCGACGACGGGAgcagaaggcggacaggagcagggctcacgcagggctgagcagggagcagtgccctcgtggctctgggcctgttcggcaaactccccacactcctctttctcccacagagagagaggaccagcacctggagaaGACTGTGGCCtttctggacagggacacagcactgAGAGCCGCCATGTcttacagcaagcaggagggccctggagccagggagccaggtgagggcaatgccaacctcccacagcctggcccagcaaCGCTTGTGGCAGGCGGCGCagggcccagagcagaggcagggggcaggcaggagccgctcagccatgccgtggctgggagcctccttcctccccaggtggggcccagctgggccagggggcagctcttgggacacccgtgcccgcaatggcccctgctctccaaggcctccagccctgcccatcagccaggcaggaaggcaggcaggcagggagagagcagcccttggggccgatgctgctgcagccaaagcgccccgcagaggtgctcgtgcccgctgccattggctctgtcccctgcagcctgcatgcTGTGTCGACGTGCAGAGGCTGACCCGGACATGTGCGGTGACAAACTGGAGAAGTATGGGCTCTGTGCCCACGTGTTCTGTCtggtgagtggctctgggtgctccctccACCATTGCAATGGgcaattcctgcctctctctcctcatctgctcatcccctttgctgcagttctttgccaCTCTACTTTCTCGTCAGAAGAACGAGCGTGTTGGACTCATGGGATTTCTTCCTAGAGATATCCAAATTGCAGTCTGGCGGGCGGCACAAAAGGTGAGAGCCTGACAAGAGCAGGGAGATTTGTGCCAGGCGAGGtttgccagagctgagcccagacaCTTGGAATGAAAGGCCTGCCCTTCCGGCCGCCTGTGGGACAAAgtctggctcccagcagctgcacagaggcTCTGGCAGCGGAGTCTCCTCCACCAGTCGGCTCTGTGGGCTGAGACCCAGCAGTGGCCACATGCTAGGCCCTGCCCGGAGCCgtggggctgccaggggaggccccgaggctgctgctgatggggCTGCTTGGCTCTTTCCAGCGCTGCTGCGTCTGTGGCCAGAGCGGGGCAACCATCATGTGTTGCCAGGAGGACTGTGGCAGATggttccacctgccctgtgccaaggaGGGCGGCTGCGTCACACAGTATATTCCAGAGTACAGGTACCCCTCCTCCCCACTCCTGGTCGCCCCTGGGAGAAGATCCAACATTTCTCACTTTGcccacccattttccctcagCACCTACTGCCCTGAGCACCGTCCAGAGCAGGACGTGGAGGCAACTGCAGAGCCGGGCACCGATTGCCCCATCTGCATGGAGCCTGTGGAGGATAGAAAGACcttcagaaccctggtgtgcccAGCGTGCAAAAGGGCCTGGTTCCACAGGGActgcatccaggtaggagccatccccctcagccccggggcacagcaggtgctcagcagcaccagggccttgctcaccctgcttctgtttgccctgcagggacaggccatgcgCGCTGGTCTTTTATGCCTCCACTgccccctgtgcagggacatTAGAGAATTTCTTGCACAAATGTTCATCATGGGGATCCGAATTCCCTTCAGGTTGgtgtccttctgcctggctcagaggacaggaggtgcaagtgctgtgtttttccaggccctgccccagcagtcctggccctgccctgtcccgtgAGTCTGGGCTTCAGCTTCACGCGGGACTTGGAAAAGCgctggagaaagagcggggacaaCCTGTACCTCCATGAGGGCAGGACATCAGAAACtcatcagcttttcctttctccatcagAGAGCCAACGTGGGAGGACAACGATGCCTTCGCGGATCTAGAAGAGAGGCACAACAGGTGCAATGCCAGGGATTGCCTTTACccgggaggcagggaggaggcagaggaagaggggtaagttggggagctgcacctgaggctctgcagggtACATGTGTCACTTCAAGGGCTCAAAggggaaagaaacagaagaacttgtctggacaatcctgtgctgtggacaCGTTGTCCATGAGCCCGTTTGCCTCCCCAGGCCCTGggaactgctgctgtgctcctcctgcgCTGCCGAGGGCAcccacaggctctgctctggcctgagaaaccgcatacagagctgggagtgtgacagctgtgctggtctcGGAACGGGTATGAGGCAAAGCAGCcggtgcccctgggctggggacagtgcccaggctgggcttggcagagcccctctgctcctgaagggctgggggttctgctctggcctggcttgcCTCGGGCCTGGGTGGTCTTTGACATTCCCGCTTGGCCTTACAGCTTTCAGGGATGAGTCAGAGCTCAGGGGCCCCAGCAGGAGAAGACGgtcaggactggagcctgcTCATGGCTCCTCAGAATCTGaggccatcagccccagctcccgcaCCCCGGTGCCATCGGGGCTGGATCCCCGGTCTTCATCTGCAGAGACCAGCGGCCGCAGAAGCCACCGAcacacagcatggcagcagtCTCTGCCGTCTTCCTCACTGGAcaccagcagcctcagcacatcAAGTTCAACGTACAGCAGCTCCCCTGACTCTGAGGACAGGGTCCATTCCAGACGTGCAGGGCCCGGCCGAGGCCGAACCCACTCTCGCCAGCAAGGTCGGGCCCCAGATGGACCCGTCCGATcgaggagtcgccgtgacagaAGCAACAGGACAATGACAAagactgagaggcccaggcgaagGGAGACACCTTCACGGGCATCCCCCAGACACAGCCGCACCCgccagcaaggtcaggccctAAGTCCACCTGTCTGctccaggagtcgccgtgacaggagcagcaggacaaccACAAggactgagaggcccaggcgaagGCAGACATCGTCACAGGCATCCCCCAGACGCAGCCGCACCCgccagcaaggtcaggccctAAGTCCACCTGCCCGGCCCAGGAGTCGCCgggacaggagccacaggaCAACATCAagcgctgagaggcccaggcaaaGGGAGACTTCGTCAGGGACATCCCCCAGATGCAGCCGCTCCcaccagcaaggtcaggcccaGAGTCCACCTGGCCGctccaggagtcgccgtgacaggagcagcaggacaagaccaaggactgagaggcccaggcaaaGGGAGACTTCCTCAGGGACATCCCCCAGATGCAGCCGCTCCCACCTGCAGCGCCGGGCCTCGAATCAACCTGTCCGGTCCAGGAGTcgccaggacaggagcaggaggacagcagcaagggctgagaggcccaggcacaGGGGGACACCGTCAGGGATGTCCCACAGgagcagccgctcccgccagcGGCGTCGGGCCTCAACTGGGGCCTCCAACAGCAGCACGTAGTGTcatcttttctttctagtcATCCGCTCGCTGCCGGAAGTGAAGGTGAGATCGGTCAGTACAGGGTCCTTGAGATTTGCAGGTCTGTGAGAAAACCATATTAGCTCTTGGCTTTTCGACTGGCAGGAAAGTAGTCTTATGCTAAATACCTTGATTTCTGTCTTACCatgtattaagtgaaaagtcaCTTAAATGATGTGGCTAATTAAAAAGGACTCTTGTTCTTGCCTTTAGACTCCAACCTCAGGTGTTTCCCCACTGCTTACTCTTGAAAGTGAGCCACTCCTTGATGGGCTTGTGCAAGAGGCCAactgaagcccccacatttgtCTACCGATTGCCACGGGGAgaagccccttcccccactgcagttccggcttgcagagagcagcagtgcaggtgcagctgctgtacCTTTACGTTAGCTGTTCTGAACAAGGCCTGGCGAAgacttggcaaggacttggcaaggacctggcatggacccagTACGGGACAGCCTGACGCGCGACCTGCTACAAATCTCCGTTCTTACgccaaatgaacttttggggtgactcccgtggtccttcattgaagacccctcatctgcctcattaccaccgtgacagacaaagattgagaaccctcctcccaaggactgagactgagacccctactacaggcAGGGGGCAAAACGGTGGCCTGACCACTAacgacatgacctgtttcccttcagtaattccaatggacttattctccATTGTGTTCGCCTCGCTTTGGTGGTTTCGGTGGACTCGcctgttcccccgcagcaatcaCAAGGgcctctcattgtcctgcatgctcccccctctttcctctgtggcctataactggacccctgagttgaccagaactttgaagacttccccgacacgacaaggtggatccccatcgtccggaccactgaggatctcgcctgtgcttgtagctattcccatccccctcttctccctctctctctctctctctctattcttTGACCTTCTTTcagatccccactatcgcatttactgttttggcccttaataaaggtgcatttgttgtgattaactgatagtcccttgttgtttgcctttttgcacttttgggattggtgaaaagagCCATCACGACACCCTGcaacaagcggatcgtgacagcTTGGGTATGGTTAGGGAAACATTCAGAGCAAGGTGGCTCTTAGGGAAGCTGTCTTGGAAAAGGACGTGTGCTGTGT
This sequence is a window from Anomalospiza imberbis isolate Cuckoo-Finch-1a 21T00152 chromosome 1, ASM3175350v1, whole genome shotgun sequence. Protein-coding genes within it:
- the LOC137470638 gene encoding histone-lysine N-methyltransferase 2C-like, which produces MLRKKLEKREDQHLEKTVAFLDRDTALRAAMSYSKQEGPGAREPACMLCRRAEADPDMCGDKLEKYGLCAHVFCLRCCVCGQSGATIMCCQEDCGRWFHLPCAKEGGCVTQYIPEYSTYCPEHRPEQDVEATAEPGTDCPICMEPVEDRKTFRTLVCPACKRAWFHRDCIQVGAIPLSPGAQQVLSSTRALLTLLLFALQGQAMRAGLLCLHCPLCRDIREFLAQMFIMGIRIPFREPTWEDNDAFADLEERHNRCNARDCLYPGGREEAEEEGPWELLLCSSCAAEGTHRLCSGLRNRIQSWECDSCAGLGTGMRQSSRCPWAGDSAQAGLGRAPLLLKGWGFCSGLACLGPGWSLTFPLGLTAFRDESELRGPSRRRRSGLEPAHGSSESEAISPSSRTPVPSGLDPRSSSAETSGRRSHRHTAWQQSLPSSSLDTSSLSTSSSTYSSSPDSEDRVHSRRAGPGRGRTHSRQQGRAPDGPVRSRSRRDRSNRTMTKTERPRRRETPSRASPRHSRTRQQVIRSLPEVKRAAVQVQLLYLYVSCSEQGLAKTWQGLGKDLAWTQYGTA